In the genome of Streptomyces sp. Tu 3180, the window CCGCAGGACGTGCGAGCCGTCGGCCAGGCGCAGGACGCGGACCGTGCCGGTGGTGCGGTGCTCGTGGGTGACGAGTGCGCCGTCGGCGACGGTCCGCGGGCCCGGGTCCGCGGCCGGTGAGGACGGGGGGCCCGAGGCCGTCGCGGTGGGGGAGGGCCGTCGCGACGCGGCCGCGGGGAGCTCCTCCCGCACCTCCTCGTCCACCCACAGTCTCCACGGCTGGAACCAGTACAGCCCCAGGCCCGCCAACGCGACGGCCGGCACCGCGGCCACGGCCGCCACCCGCCGGGCCGCCCCTCCACCCGCACGTCCCACGACTTCACTCCCTTCCGGCGCGCACGTCCTCATCCGCGCGCCCGTCACCACGGCTGACGCAAACCAGAGTGGCCGACGGACGGGCCGGGTGGTGCGCGCGGGACCCGGCCGTCAGACTCCTGTAAGGACCTGACGATCGGCCGGCCGTCGAACCGGGTATCCCTCGTCCGGACGTACGGTCCGAGCATCCTCCGGAGGCACCGAGTGACGACCACGCATCCGCCCGTCACCCTCGACGACGTCCGCGCCGCGGCCGAGCGGCTCAAGGGCGTCGCGCACCGCACGCCGGTCCTGCGCTCGCGCACCCTGGACGCGCTCGCCGGCGCCGAGGTCCACCTCAAGTGCGAGAACTTCCAGCGGGTCGGCGCCTTCAAGTTCCGCGGCGCCCACCACGCGGTCTCCCGTCTCACCCCCGAGCAGCTGTCCCGGGGCGTCGTCGCCCACTCCTCCGGCAACCACGCCCAGGCCGTCGCCCTGGCCGCCCGGGAGCTGGGCACCACCGCCGTCGTCGTCATGCCCGGGGACGCGCCGCCGTCGAAGCGCGCGGCCACCGAGGGATACGGCGCCGAGATCGTCACGTACGACCGCTACACCGGCGACCGCGTCGCCGTCGCTCAGGCACTGGCCGCCGAGCGCGGGCTGACCCTCGTCCCCCCGTACGACCACCCGCACGTCATCGCCGGACAGGGCACGGCCGCTCTCGAACTGCTCGAGGAGGCGGGAGAGCTGGACGCGCTGCTCGCACCGGTCGGCGGCGGCGGGCTGATCGCCGGGAGCGCCACCGCCGTCAAGGGCCTGTGCCCGGCGGCCCGGGTGATCGGCGTCGAGCCGGAGGCCGGGGACGACACCAGACGGTCGCTGGAGGCCGGGCGCCGCGTGAGCATCCCGGTCCCGCGCACCATCGCCGACGGCCAGGCGCTGCACACCCCCGGTGAGCTGACGTTCTCCCTCAACCGGCGGCTGCTGGACGGGATCGTGCTGGTCGGCGACGACGAGATCAGGGACGCGATGCGGTTCGCCTTCGAGCGGCTGAAGATCGTCCTGGAGCCGAGCGGGGCCACCGCGCTGGCCGCGCTGCTCACCGGCCGCGCGGGCACCCTCCCGGGCCGGGTCGGGGTGATCCTCTCCGGCGGGAACGTCGACGCCGAGCGCTTCGCACGGCTCTGCGGGCCCGGCGACCGACCGGCCGACCGGCCCCGTCACCCGAATGGCGTCCCCGAGGGGACGGGCGGACGATGAACGGGTGGGGCCCGGCCCCGCCGGTGCCGTTCGGGACAGACGGAGACCGGACCCGGTCGTGCAGGGCGACGACCGGAAGGGAGAAGGACATGCTGGAGGTCAAGACGCTGGACAAGCCGGACGAGCGACGTGATTTCCCCAGGGGGCACCTCGAAGCCGTCCACATGACGGGACTGGACTTCGCCGTGGCCACGTTCGAGCCCGGGTGGCGCTGGTCCGAGTCCGTCGGTCCCATCGCGGGCACCGAGAGCTGCGAGATCCACCACAACGGCTACGTCGTCCAGGGCCGTATGCACATCCGGATGAACGACGGCGCCGAGCGCGAGGTCGGCCCCGGCGACGTCTTCGTCTGCGCACCCGGCCACGACGCGTGGGTCGTCGGCGACGACCAGGTCGTGGTGTACGACTTCGCGGGCGGCATGGCCCAGACGTACGCGAAGGCGGACTGACCCGTACGCGAAGGCGGGTGACCGGCCCGGGCCGGTCACCCGCGGCCGTCTCCCCGGCGGGTCTTCCCGCCCCCGCCCGTGAGGCGCCCGGCGGGCGCCCGCCGGCGGCGGTCACCGGCCCCACCCCCGGGCTGCCGGAGACCGGACGACGGCCGGCGGGGGAAACGGGGCGCAGCCGCCCCCGCCGAGTGCGGGGATCGGCTGTTCACGGCCCGCGGGGCCGTCCGGCCCTCCGGCGCGGTCACACCGGCAGCAGGCGCCCGGCCAGCGCGCTCAGCTGCCGTACGGTGCGGCACTCGTGCATCTCCACCAGCTCGGCGTACTCGGGCGCGGCGGAGTCGCCGGTGCCCCAGCGGGAGCGCTGCTCGGGATTGAGCCAGTACACGCGCCGCGCCCGTCCGGTCAGTTCGCGCACGGCCGGCAGGTTCGGGTCGGCCGTGTTGGTGCGGGCGTCGCCGAGGACGAACACGGTCGTGCGCGGGCCGACGGCACCGGCGTACCGTTCGGTGAACTCGCCCAGCGCCATGCCGTAGTCGCTGCTGCCGTGCCAGCCGGTGACGGTCGCCTCGGCCCGGATCCGCCCGCTCAGGCCCTCCGGGTCGGCGGCGCCGCGCACGAGCAGCCCGGTCACCTCGTCGACCCGGTTGACGAAGGCGAACACCCGCACCTTCGAGAACTGGTCGTGCAGCGCCTGCACCAGCAGCATCGTGAAGTCGGAGAACCCGGACACCGATCCGGAGACGTCGCACAGCAGCACCAGTTCGGGCCGGGCGGGCCGGCGCCGGCGCAGCACCGGCCGCAT includes:
- a CDS encoding DM13 domain-containing protein, with the translated sequence MAAVAAVPAVALAGLGLYWFQPWRLWVDEEVREELPAAASRRPSPTATASGPPSSPAADPGPRTVADGALVTHEHRTTGTVRVLRLADGSHVLRFEGLDTSNGPDLHVWLTDAPVIEGKAGWHVFDDGKHVALGKLKGNKGDQNYPLPAGVDPADFRSVTIWCDRFDVSFGAAELTA
- a CDS encoding pyridoxal-phosphate dependent enzyme — encoded protein: MTTTHPPVTLDDVRAAAERLKGVAHRTPVLRSRTLDALAGAEVHLKCENFQRVGAFKFRGAHHAVSRLTPEQLSRGVVAHSSGNHAQAVALAARELGTTAVVVMPGDAPPSKRAATEGYGAEIVTYDRYTGDRVAVAQALAAERGLTLVPPYDHPHVIAGQGTAALELLEEAGELDALLAPVGGGGLIAGSATAVKGLCPAARVIGVEPEAGDDTRRSLEAGRRVSIPVPRTIADGQALHTPGELTFSLNRRLLDGIVLVGDDEIRDAMRFAFERLKIVLEPSGATALAALLTGRAGTLPGRVGVILSGGNVDAERFARLCGPGDRPADRPRHPNGVPEGTGGR
- a CDS encoding cupin domain-containing protein, translated to MLEVKTLDKPDERRDFPRGHLEAVHMTGLDFAVATFEPGWRWSESVGPIAGTESCEIHHNGYVVQGRMHIRMNDGAEREVGPGDVFVCAPGHDAWVVGDDQVVVYDFAGGMAQTYAKAD